The following coding sequences lie in one Danio rerio strain Tuebingen ecotype United States chromosome 3, GRCz12tu, whole genome shotgun sequence genomic window:
- the socs3a gene encoding suppressor of cytokine signaling 3a — MITHSKLDNAMSSGLFDASMRLPFYHFKTFSSKVQFQLVQHTIRMLQESGFYWGAISGKEANHLLSSEPSGTFLVRDSSDNRHFFTLSVKTESGTKNLRVQCDNKSFFLQTDSKSMQSVPRFDCVLRLVQHYMPRSALSIGIPRSSYYIYTGGEKIPLELLRPLQCSMSSLQHLCRKTVNGHTDVSSKREHLPQQLKDFLQEYDAPI; from the coding sequence ATGATAACCCACAGCAAGTTGGATAACGCAATGAGCAGCGGCCTGTTTGACGCTAGCATGCGGCTGCCGTTTTACCACTTCAAGACCTTCAGCTCCAAGGTGCAGTTTCAGCTGGTGCAGCACACCATCAGGATGCTGCAGGAGAGCGGCTTCTACTGGGGCGCCATCAGCGGGAAAGAGGCCAACCACCTGCTGAGCTCCGAGCCCAGCGGGACCTTCTTGGTCAGAGACAGTTCGGACAATCGGCACTTCTTCACGCTCAGCGTGAAGACTGAATCAGGCACCAAGAATCTGCGGGTGCAGTGCGACAACAAGTCGTTTTTCCTGCAGACGGACTCCAAGAGCATGCAATCCGTGCCCCGCTTTGACTGCGTACTGAGACTGGTCCAGCACTACATGCCAAGGAGCGCTCTGTCCATCGGGATCCCTCGAAGTTCCTATTACATCTACACAGGAGGGGAGAAAATCCCTCTGGAGCTGCTCAGGCCTCTGCAGTGCTCGATGTCCTCGCTTCAGCATCTCTGCAGGAAGACTGTGAACGGACACACGGATGTGTCCAGCAAGAGAGAACATCTGCCCCAGCAGCTCAAAGACTTCCTGCAGGAGTATGACGCCCCTATTTAA